In Clostridium sporogenes, one genomic interval encodes:
- a CDS encoding class I SAM-dependent methyltransferase produces the protein MNSLQYFDSIAQEWNVIRSEYFEERLKYKILSITNIKDKIVGDLGCGTGFVSLAVANEASIVFSIDNSINMLRELSTSASKKDYKNIYPIKSSLDNLAIFDESLNVVFINMALHHIKNAKKAIAEMYRVLKKDGVVVISDVREHDGEWAKEEMFDEWLGFSKEQMTNWLEDAGFKNIEIENTNLSCKGYSSKGEYTETGIFLASAVKL, from the coding sequence ATGAATTCTTTACAGTATTTTGATTCTATAGCACAAGAGTGGAATGTAATACGAAGCGAGTATTTTGAGGAAAGATTAAAGTATAAAATTTTATCAATAACTAATATAAAAGATAAAATTGTAGGTGATTTAGGCTGTGGTACTGGCTTTGTTTCATTAGCTGTAGCAAATGAAGCAAGTATAGTATTTTCTATAGATAATTCTATAAATATGCTTAGGGAATTATCAACTTCTGCTTCAAAAAAGGATTATAAAAATATATATCCCATAAAATCATCCCTTGATAATTTAGCAATATTTGATGAATCACTAAATGTAGTATTTATAAACATGGCACTTCACCATATAAAGAATGCGAAAAAAGCTATTGCAGAAATGTACAGAGTTCTTAAAAAAGATGGAGTAGTTGTTATATCAGATGTTAGAGAGCACGATGGTGAATGGGCAAAGGAAGAAATGTTTGATGAATGGCTTGGATTTTCAAAGGAGCAAATGACAAACTGGTTAGAAGATGCTGGATTTAAAAATATAGAAATAGAAAATACAAATTTGAGCTGCAAAGGATATTCAAGTAAAGGTGAATACACTGAAACAGGAATCTTTTTAGCTAGTGCAGTAAAATTATAA
- a CDS encoding bifunctional cystathionine gamma-lyase/homocysteine desulfhydrase, translated as MKIESLLIHGGIDGDKHTGAVNVPIYQTSTYKQFKFGENTGYEYSRTGNPTREALEKLVADLEKGYKGFAFASGLAAITAVLSLFKSGDEIVISNNVYGGTFRVLDKVFNHFDIKYSIVDTSNLDEIKNSINENVKAIYIETPTNPLMDITDIEEISKIAKKNDIYTIVDNTFMTPYLQKPISLGADIVIHSATKYLGGHSDVVAGIAVVNSEDLAERLHFIQNSTGGILAPFDSFLLIRGIKTLAIRMDRHNSNAKLIAEFLRERDEVVKVYYPGFDTHPGHKIQSKQANGYGGMISFVLKDGYDYKKFFESLKMITFGESLGGVESLACHPASMTHGAIPYELRQKVGIVDNLIRLSVGIENADDLIEDLKNAFKESR; from the coding sequence ATGAAAATTGAATCATTATTAATTCATGGTGGAATAGATGGAGATAAGCATACAGGTGCAGTAAATGTACCTATTTATCAAACTTCAACTTACAAGCAATTTAAGTTTGGAGAAAATACAGGTTATGAATATTCAAGAACAGGAAATCCAACAAGGGAAGCTTTAGAAAAACTTGTAGCAGATTTAGAAAAAGGTTATAAAGGTTTTGCCTTTGCTTCAGGATTGGCTGCTATAACTGCAGTATTATCACTATTTAAATCAGGAGATGAAATAGTAATTTCAAATAATGTATATGGTGGAACTTTTAGAGTTTTAGATAAAGTCTTTAACCACTTTGATATTAAATATTCTATAGTTGATACTTCTAACTTAGATGAAATAAAAAATAGCATAAATGAAAATGTAAAAGCTATATATATAGAAACACCAACTAATCCTCTTATGGATATTACAGATATAGAAGAAATATCAAAAATAGCTAAGAAAAATGATATATATACTATAGTTGATAATACCTTCATGACTCCTTACCTACAGAAGCCAATAAGTCTTGGAGCAGATATAGTTATTCATAGTGCTACAAAATATCTAGGAGGGCATAGTGATGTAGTTGCTGGAATTGCTGTTGTAAATAGTGAAGATTTAGCTGAAAGACTTCATTTTATACAGAATTCTACTGGTGGGATTCTAGCTCCTTTTGATTCTTTCCTTTTAATTAGAGGAATCAAAACATTAGCAATAAGAATGGATAGACATAATTCAAATGCAAAACTTATTGCTGAATTTTTAAGAGAAAGAGATGAAGTAGTAAAAGTATATTATCCTGGTTTTGATACTCATCCAGGACATAAAATCCAATCAAAACAAGCTAATGGATATGGTGGAATGATATCCTTTGTTCTTAAAGATGGTTATGATTATAAAAAGTTTTTTGAAAGTCTTAAGATGATAACCTTTGGCGAAAGCTTAGGAGGAGTCGAATCTTTAGCTTGCCATCCAGCTTCTATGACTCATGGGGCTATACCTTATGAATTAAGACAAAAAGTTGGTATTGTAGATAATTTAATAAGATTATCCGTTGGTATAGAAAATGCTGACGATTTAATAGAAGATTTAAAAAATGCATTTAAGGAGAGTAGATAA
- a CDS encoding S-ribosylhomocysteine lyase: protein MVKVESFSLDHTKVKAPFVRKCGTQKGELGDTITKFDLRFSQPNEEEMPTGAVHTLEHLLAGYMREKMDNIIDISPMGCRTGFYLIAWGEVEVDTVIEALNYSLNKVIETEEVPATNAVQCGNYRDHSLFSAKEYAKHVLNQGISNEVFR, encoded by the coding sequence ATGGTTAAAGTAGAAAGTTTTTCATTAGATCATACAAAGGTAAAGGCCCCTTTTGTAAGGAAATGCGGAACTCAAAAAGGAGAACTTGGTGATACAATTACAAAATTTGATTTAAGATTTTCACAACCTAATGAAGAAGAAATGCCCACTGGAGCAGTTCATACCCTAGAACATTTACTAGCAGGTTATATGAGAGAAAAAATGGATAATATCATAGATATTTCTCCAATGGGTTGCAGAACAGGATTTTATTTGATAGCTTGGGGAGAGGTTGAAGTTGATACTGTTATTGAAGCGCTAAATTACTCATTAAATAAAGTTATAGAAACAGAAGAAGTTCCTGCAACTAATGCAGTTCAGTGCGGAAACTATAGAGATCATTCCCTATTTTCAGCAAAAGAATATGCAAAACATGTTTTAAACCAAGGTATTAGCAATGAAGTATTTAGATAG
- the cysK gene encoding cysteine synthase A, with the protein MKYLDSIKELIGNTPILKLNNLNIKPGVNVFVKLETNNPGGSVKDRIGIYMIEQAEKEGKLKKGYTIVEATAGNTGIGVALAAINKGYNVIFVVPEKFSVEKQTLMRALGAKIINTPKKDGMLGAVAKANELLETIENSISLKQFENEANPLAHYKTTGPEIYEDMDGKIDYFVSGAGSGGTFTGVMKFLKEKDENIKGILADPKGSTMGGGEKEAYDIEGIGNDFIPNTMDMNLVDKVIKVNDIEAFEMVKLLALKEGLIVGSSSGAAVSAALKLAEKIDKGNIVTVLPDRGDRYFSKNIY; encoded by the coding sequence ATGAAGTATTTAGATAGTATTAAAGAACTTATAGGCAATACCCCTATTCTAAAACTTAACAATTTAAATATTAAACCTGGCGTTAATGTTTTTGTAAAGCTTGAAACCAATAATCCCGGTGGAAGTGTAAAAGATAGAATAGGAATTTATATGATCGAACAGGCTGAAAAAGAAGGGAAACTAAAAAAAGGATATACAATAGTTGAAGCCACTGCTGGTAATACTGGGATCGGAGTAGCCCTTGCAGCAATAAATAAGGGATATAATGTAATATTTGTAGTTCCTGAAAAATTCTCAGTGGAAAAGCAAACATTAATGAGAGCTTTAGGTGCTAAAATAATAAATACCCCTAAAAAAGATGGCATGTTAGGTGCTGTTGCAAAAGCTAATGAACTATTAGAAACTATAGAAAACTCCATAAGTTTAAAACAATTTGAAAATGAAGCAAATCCCCTTGCTCACTATAAAACAACTGGTCCAGAGATATATGAGGATATGGATGGTAAAATAGATTATTTTGTTTCTGGTGCCGGAAGTGGCGGTACTTTTACAGGAGTTATGAAATTCCTTAAAGAAAAGGATGAAAATATTAAAGGAATTTTAGCTGACCCAAAGGGCTCTACTATGGGTGGTGGAGAAAAAGAAGCCTATGATATTGAAGGCATTGGAAATGATTTTATACCTAACACTATGGATATGAACTTAGTGGATAAAGTTATAAAAGTTAATGATATAGAAGCCTTTGAAATGGTTAAGCTTCTAGCTCTAAAGGAAGGTCTTATTGTTGGTAGCTCATCTGGAGCTGCGGTATCAGCCGCATTAAAGTTAGCCGAAAAAATAGACAAAGGTAATATAGTTACTGTTCTTCCTGATAGAGGAGATAGATATTTTAGTAAAAATATTTACTAG
- a CDS encoding DJ-1/PfpI family protein, protein MKKIIYLYILESMAEWEVGHILQAISMESMLKKQDREFVIKTVSTNKNPIQTIGGLTITPDCLLDEIDENNIIALLLPGAESWNSKENNQILEKALSYIDEGILVGAICGATLALADLKVLDKFKHTSNSLDYLTSFSKQYNGEKLYVNSPAVVDCNLITASSAGGLLWAKHIIQYLNVFPCDIIESWYNYYFTGDPKYFTELISQSI, encoded by the coding sequence ATGAAGAAAATTATATATCTTTACATTTTAGAATCTATGGCTGAATGGGAAGTTGGCCATATTCTACAAGCCATTAGTATGGAATCTATGTTGAAAAAACAAGATAGAGAATTTGTAATTAAAACTGTTAGCACTAATAAGAATCCAATACAAACAATTGGAGGATTAACTATAACTCCAGATTGTTTATTAGATGAAATAGATGAAAATAATATAATTGCCTTGCTTTTACCTGGTGCAGAATCATGGAATAGTAAAGAAAATAATCAGATTTTAGAAAAAGCCTTATCATATATAGATGAGGGTATTCTTGTGGGGGCTATATGTGGAGCTACACTTGCTTTGGCTGATTTAAAAGTTTTAGATAAATTCAAGCATACAAGCAATTCTTTAGATTATCTAACATCATTTTCAAAACAATATAATGGTGAAAAGTTATATGTTAATTCTCCAGCTGTTGTAGATTGCAACTTGATAACAGCAAGTTCAGCAGGAGGTTTGTTGTGGGCAAAACACATTATACAATATTTGAATGTTTTCCCTTGTGATATTATTGAATCCTGGTACAACTATTATTTTACTGGTGACCCTAAATATTTTACAGAGCTTATTTCACAGAGTATTTAA